A genomic region of Marinobacter sp. NP-4(2019) contains the following coding sequences:
- a CDS encoding putative selenate ABC transporter substrate-binding protein — MSFIRKLTLACALILTSVAVSAQTFVFTAIPDEDETKLMERFQGIADYLQEELGVEVRYIPVKSYAAAVSAFRNNQVQLAWFGGLSGVQARSLVPGSQALAQGVEDVNFYTYFIAHKSAGLEQSDTLPEGIRGKTFTFGSKGSTSGRVMPEHYIRQTFGEAPEEVFSRVGFSGNHTRTLRLVEAGTYEVGALNYAVWEKELENGNVNTDEAGVIWKTPAYPDYQWTIRGDVDQRYGDGFTDKIRQALLDMDDPELLESFPRSGFIPTENENYEPIRSVAEQIGILD; from the coding sequence ATGAGCTTTATACGGAAATTGACGCTTGCCTGCGCGCTGATTCTTACCTCTGTTGCCGTTTCTGCCCAGACCTTCGTCTTCACTGCAATCCCTGATGAGGATGAAACCAAGCTGATGGAGCGATTCCAGGGTATTGCCGATTACCTGCAGGAGGAGCTGGGTGTCGAGGTGCGGTACATTCCCGTGAAATCCTACGCGGCGGCCGTTTCTGCCTTCCGTAACAATCAGGTACAGCTGGCCTGGTTTGGCGGACTGTCCGGTGTGCAGGCCCGCTCTCTCGTTCCCGGTTCCCAAGCCCTGGCCCAGGGTGTTGAGGATGTAAACTTCTATACCTATTTTATCGCGCACAAGAGCGCGGGGTTGGAGCAATCCGATACTCTGCCGGAGGGCATACGCGGTAAAACCTTTACCTTCGGTTCCAAAGGTTCGACTTCTGGCCGCGTAATGCCGGAACACTATATTCGCCAGACCTTTGGTGAAGCTCCGGAAGAGGTATTCTCCAGAGTAGGCTTTAGCGGTAACCACACAAGGACCCTGCGTCTGGTGGAAGCAGGTACCTACGAGGTGGGCGCCCTCAACTATGCCGTTTGGGAAAAAGAACTGGAAAACGGTAATGTGAACACCGACGAGGCGGGCGTCATCTGGAAAACGCCTGCTTATCCAGACTATCAGTGGACCATCCGTGGTGACGTGGACCAGCGTTATGGTGATGGCTTTACTGATAAGATCCGCCAGGCTCTGCTGGACATGGACGATCCGGAATTGCTCGAAAGCTTCCCACGGTCAGGTTTCATCCCGACAGAGAATGAAAACTACGAGCCTATTCGTTCAGTAGCCGAGCAGATTGGAATTCTGGATTAA
- a CDS encoding PhnE/PtxC family ABC transporter permease, whose amino-acid sequence MHLSPTLRISLLFLAIAIAALFFADIAITTANPWQDLGRFFLGVATPDFFSSEGLATALLRTVAFAFVGVALGSACGFLLALIYRFSPVRIFCAFIRAIHELFWALIFLQFFGFHPLTGVLAIAIPYAGIFAKVYSEILEEADSGPARLLPPGTGTISTFLYTRIPDCWVQLRTYTAYRLECGLRSSAILGFVGLPTLGFYLETSFSQGLYSEAGAMLILFYVLIATIPLWVKPKLLPVYILGAPFFLGDGMPIIWGNVERFFTQDIIPAPLRDGEGLAGLGPWFSDLMLSEALPGIGNTLLLTQIALVATGILTLLAFPLISNHFGGPVRRTSGHVFLVIARSTPEYILAYILLQLWGPSMLPAVVALALHNGGIIGHLIGRQTNTIQLRPDAPKGYRRYSWELVPRVYRSFLAFLFYRWEIIMRETAILGILGIYTLGFYVDSAIQQIRFDRAMVLILITALLNIGIDILGRYIRRKLALQTMPTC is encoded by the coding sequence ATGCATCTCTCTCCCACCCTGAGAATCAGCCTGCTTTTTCTGGCGATTGCGATCGCCGCGCTGTTCTTTGCGGACATCGCCATCACTACTGCCAACCCCTGGCAGGACCTTGGGCGCTTTTTCCTGGGTGTAGCCACACCGGATTTCTTCAGTTCCGAAGGTCTGGCGACCGCGCTACTGAGGACGGTAGCGTTTGCTTTCGTGGGCGTGGCACTGGGTAGTGCCTGCGGATTTCTTCTTGCCCTGATCTATCGTTTTTCTCCGGTGCGGATATTCTGCGCGTTCATCCGGGCTATTCATGAACTGTTCTGGGCGCTGATCTTTCTGCAGTTTTTTGGTTTCCACCCGCTGACAGGCGTATTGGCCATCGCCATTCCCTACGCGGGTATCTTTGCCAAGGTCTACTCGGAAATTCTGGAAGAGGCTGATTCCGGCCCGGCCCGTCTTCTGCCCCCGGGCACCGGCACCATTTCCACATTTCTGTACACCCGCATACCGGACTGCTGGGTGCAGCTTCGGACCTATACGGCGTACCGGCTGGAATGTGGCCTTCGGTCCAGTGCGATCCTCGGGTTCGTTGGGCTGCCAACCCTCGGGTTCTATCTGGAAACGTCCTTCTCTCAGGGCCTTTATTCCGAGGCTGGCGCAATGCTGATCCTGTTTTATGTATTGATCGCCACCATTCCCCTTTGGGTAAAACCGAAACTGCTGCCGGTGTATATCCTTGGCGCGCCGTTTTTCCTTGGGGATGGCATGCCCATCATCTGGGGCAACGTGGAAAGGTTCTTCACCCAGGATATCATCCCCGCGCCGCTTCGGGATGGCGAGGGGCTTGCTGGTCTGGGCCCCTGGTTCAGTGACCTGATGCTCTCGGAAGCGCTGCCGGGAATCGGGAATACCCTGTTGCTGACCCAGATCGCCCTGGTCGCCACCGGGATCCTGACCTTACTGGCGTTCCCGTTGATCTCGAACCACTTCGGTGGGCCGGTCAGGCGTACATCCGGGCACGTGTTCCTGGTCATCGCGCGTTCTACGCCGGAGTACATCCTTGCCTACATCCTGCTCCAGCTCTGGGGGCCATCCATGCTGCCAGCCGTGGTCGCCCTGGCCCTGCACAACGGTGGCATTATCGGCCACCTGATCGGACGGCAGACCAACACCATACAGCTTCGCCCTGATGCCCCGAAGGGGTACCGTCGATACAGCTGGGAATTGGTGCCGAGGGTCTACCGCTCCTTCCTGGCTTTCCTGTTCTACCGTTGGGAAATCATCATGCGGGAAACCGCCATACTGGGGATATTGGGTATCTACACCCTGGGGTTCTACGTGGACAGTGCTATCCAGCAAATCCGCTTCGACCGCGCGATGGTGCTGATCCTGATCACGGCACTGCTGAATATCGGTATCGACATCCTGGGTCGTTACATTCGCCGCAAGCTGGCACTGCAGACCATGCCGACCTGCTGA
- a CDS encoding choice-of-anchor P family protein, which yields MPSYIGSATALDVSVNLLLLNERIVLSDTGQLDSSGGSKDESLINFDEGVVQASVLHATTVGSGNRTDSMAITAGLGLDLSSLGVDLSISATVLQAVASAECANGSPVLSGYSDIIGLTINGMPIEASGKPNQTLDIGGLIKVTINEQVETDKSITVTALRVEVLDALGQPVAEVVVSRAEAGLVCGSGPDGECPPAADFVTGGGFFFDEYGQRVNFGMNGGVFPNGDMKGRFNLVAPGHHVRGSSVVDYRIIDATTRELDYVADDGGATFCTVTVADNGEPGRADTFGINCDSGYSASGTLSQGGNIQLHKPTSCKVDGDDEVKGNKGGKKK from the coding sequence ATGCCGTCCTACATCGGTAGCGCAACCGCGCTGGACGTGTCTGTTAATCTCTTGCTTCTCAACGAAAGAATCGTGCTCTCCGATACCGGCCAGCTCGATAGCAGCGGTGGGAGCAAGGATGAGTCCCTGATCAACTTTGATGAAGGGGTGGTTCAGGCGAGCGTGCTGCATGCCACCACCGTTGGCTCTGGTAACCGTACCGATTCCATGGCCATTACCGCAGGACTCGGGCTGGACCTGTCTTCCCTGGGCGTCGATCTGAGTATCAGCGCGACGGTTCTTCAGGCGGTTGCTTCGGCGGAGTGTGCCAATGGATCACCGGTTCTGTCGGGATACTCCGACATCATCGGGCTCACAATCAATGGCATGCCCATTGAAGCAAGCGGCAAGCCAAACCAGACTCTGGATATTGGCGGGCTGATCAAGGTGACGATCAATGAACAGGTGGAGACAGACAAGAGCATTACCGTAACGGCATTGCGCGTAGAAGTTCTTGATGCCCTGGGTCAACCGGTGGCTGAAGTTGTCGTCTCTCGAGCCGAGGCAGGTCTGGTTTGTGGTAGTGGGCCAGATGGTGAATGCCCGCCAGCAGCGGATTTTGTCACCGGCGGTGGCTTCTTCTTCGATGAATACGGTCAACGGGTGAACTTCGGTATGAACGGTGGCGTGTTCCCCAATGGGGACATGAAAGGCCGTTTTAATCTGGTTGCACCGGGCCACCATGTGCGGGGCAGTTCCGTCGTCGACTATCGTATTATCGATGCCACAACCCGCGAACTGGATTACGTTGCTGATGACGGCGGCGCGACCTTCTGCACCGTAACCGTTGCAGATAATGGAGAGCCTGGACGAGCCGATACCTTCGGCATCAATTGTGACTCCGGTTACTCGGCCAGTGGAACACTGAGCCAGGGCGGAAATATCCAGCTCCACAAACCGACGTCATGCAAGGTAGACGGTGACGACGAAGTTAAGGGCAACAAGGGAGGTAAGAAGAAATAG
- the selD gene encoding selenide, water dikinase SelD produces the protein MRTPEQPVLRDIVLIGGGHSHVGVLKRFAMNPVPGVRLTLICRDTHTPYSGMLPGYVAGHYSYDEVHIDLSRLAEYAGARFYRDEAVGLDRDRKRVICKTRPDVPYDLLSINIGSSPRVEEVSGAADHAVPVKPINGFNSRWLALLSRLENHQGPMTVAVVGAGAGGVELTLAMQFRLRKELQQRGLDPDQLHFHLFDAATEILPTHNAKVRAVFTEKLSSRGVKVHLASPVSRVEAGRLETENGETFDVDEVLWVTRAGGPAWLKDTGLALDDGGFIRVRDTLQTETDDAIFAAGDIANVVNHPREKAGVFAVRQGPPLADNLKRLATGKSPKDFHPQKKWLALISTGDQYAVASRGDLSFAGSWVWRWKDWIDRRFMDKFSDLPPMEDTGKLPDTAAAQSAEEASQAISAVAMRCGGCGAKVGSTVLSRALGELKPIERDDIIIGLHAPDDAAVLRVPPGKAIVHTVDFFRAFIDDPYIFGQVAANHSLGDVFAMGAEAQSATAVATVPYGIESKVEDVVFQMMSGAVEVLNDAGCALVGGHTGEGRELALGFAVNGLINPEDVMSKGGLKAGDALILTKPIGTGTLFAAHARLAAKGRWIDSALASMIQSNKNAAQCLRKYGSKACTDVTGFGLLGHLVEMTRPSGVDAELDLSAIPILPGAEETAAAGILSSLQPANIRLRRGIQDQEKWVKHPRYPLIFDPQTAGGLLASVPADVADDCVRELKAMGYPHTAIIGRVKPQDESGPIEPISLRD, from the coding sequence ATGCGAACGCCTGAGCAGCCTGTATTACGGGATATTGTCCTGATTGGCGGCGGGCACAGCCACGTAGGGGTTCTTAAGCGATTCGCCATGAATCCCGTTCCGGGTGTCCGGTTAACACTGATCTGCCGCGACACCCATACCCCCTACTCCGGTATGCTTCCGGGGTACGTGGCTGGGCATTATTCCTACGATGAGGTGCACATCGATCTGAGTCGACTGGCCGAGTACGCCGGCGCGCGATTCTATCGCGATGAAGCAGTGGGCCTCGACCGTGACCGGAAGCGGGTCATCTGCAAAACCCGTCCGGATGTGCCTTACGACCTCCTGTCCATCAACATCGGTTCTTCTCCGCGTGTCGAAGAAGTCTCGGGGGCGGCTGACCATGCCGTGCCCGTCAAGCCAATCAACGGTTTCAACAGCCGGTGGCTGGCACTGCTGTCACGTCTTGAGAACCACCAGGGGCCAATGACCGTCGCCGTAGTCGGTGCCGGTGCCGGTGGTGTGGAACTGACCCTCGCCATGCAGTTCCGCTTGCGGAAGGAACTGCAGCAGCGGGGCCTTGACCCGGACCAGTTGCATTTTCATCTGTTTGACGCCGCCACGGAGATCCTGCCAACCCATAACGCCAAGGTGCGTGCGGTGTTTACCGAGAAGCTCAGCAGCCGTGGTGTGAAGGTACATCTGGCCTCCCCGGTTTCCCGTGTGGAAGCCGGTAGGCTTGAAACCGAAAATGGCGAAACATTCGACGTTGACGAAGTATTGTGGGTCACCCGCGCCGGTGGTCCTGCCTGGCTGAAGGACACCGGCCTGGCGCTCGACGACGGCGGGTTTATCCGGGTTCGGGACACACTACAGACCGAAACGGACGATGCCATTTTTGCCGCTGGTGATATCGCCAACGTCGTCAACCATCCCCGGGAAAAGGCCGGGGTGTTCGCAGTCCGTCAAGGCCCTCCCCTGGCCGATAACCTCAAACGCCTTGCCACCGGTAAATCTCCCAAGGATTTTCACCCCCAGAAGAAATGGCTGGCGCTGATCAGTACCGGTGACCAGTATGCCGTGGCTTCCCGGGGTGATCTTTCCTTTGCGGGCTCCTGGGTGTGGCGCTGGAAAGACTGGATTGATCGCCGTTTCATGGACAAGTTCAGCGACCTGCCACCGATGGAAGACACCGGAAAATTACCGGATACCGCCGCCGCACAGAGTGCCGAGGAAGCATCCCAGGCCATTTCCGCTGTGGCCATGCGATGTGGCGGTTGTGGTGCCAAGGTCGGCAGTACCGTTCTGTCGCGGGCACTCGGTGAGCTGAAACCGATCGAACGGGATGACATCATTATCGGCCTGCACGCGCCGGACGACGCCGCCGTACTCCGGGTACCGCCCGGTAAAGCCATTGTTCATACCGTCGATTTCTTCCGAGCGTTCATTGATGACCCCTACATCTTTGGTCAGGTAGCCGCCAACCACAGCCTGGGTGATGTATTTGCCATGGGTGCCGAAGCCCAGAGCGCCACCGCAGTGGCAACCGTGCCCTATGGTATTGAGTCCAAGGTGGAAGACGTGGTGTTCCAGATGATGTCTGGTGCTGTTGAGGTGTTGAACGATGCCGGCTGCGCTCTGGTGGGTGGTCATACTGGTGAGGGCCGGGAACTGGCCCTGGGGTTTGCCGTCAATGGCCTGATTAATCCGGAAGACGTCATGAGCAAGGGCGGGCTCAAAGCCGGCGATGCGCTGATCCTCACCAAGCCGATTGGCACCGGCACCCTGTTTGCCGCCCATGCGCGGCTGGCGGCAAAAGGCCGCTGGATTGATTCGGCGCTGGCTTCAATGATCCAGTCAAATAAGAATGCAGCCCAGTGCTTGCGGAAGTACGGCTCCAAAGCCTGCACGGATGTGACCGGGTTTGGGCTGTTGGGGCACCTGGTGGAAATGACTCGACCATCGGGCGTGGACGCCGAGTTGGACCTGTCAGCCATCCCGATCCTGCCTGGCGCCGAAGAGACGGCCGCAGCCGGCATCCTGAGCTCGCTTCAGCCTGCCAACATTCGGCTTCGCCGGGGTATTCAGGATCAGGAGAAATGGGTCAAACACCCCCGTTACCCCCTGATCTTTGACCCACAGACGGCTGGCGGACTGCTGGCCAGCGTGCCCGCGGATGTTGCTGATGATTGCGTGCGGGAACTCAAAGCCATGGGCTACCCCCACACGGCGATTATCGGTCGGGTCAAGCCGCAGGACGAAAGCGGCCCCATCGAACCGATCAGCCTGCGGGACTGA
- a CDS encoding ATP-binding cassette domain-containing protein → MSGFELSGLTASFGGERVIGPLSLDIRDGERVALVGKSGAGKSTLIKLIHDRVDGHASLVPQDLGLVNALPVFHNVFMGQLDTHSVWYNTLTLVRPFRKDKEAVKSLLRELGMVEKFWTPAASLSGGQRQRVAVARAIYRSANLLLADEPVSALDGPMAHLVMKALSQRFATSIIALHDVEMALAYATRIVGIQDGQIALDESSHRLSAADILPLY, encoded by the coding sequence ATGTCAGGATTTGAACTGTCCGGATTAACGGCGTCTTTTGGTGGTGAGCGGGTGATCGGCCCGCTCAGCCTGGATATAAGAGACGGCGAACGTGTGGCCCTGGTTGGCAAGAGCGGTGCAGGCAAGTCCACCCTGATCAAGCTGATCCATGACCGGGTCGACGGGCACGCTTCCCTGGTCCCCCAGGATCTGGGATTGGTAAATGCATTACCGGTGTTCCACAACGTGTTTATGGGACAGCTTGATACACACTCGGTCTGGTACAACACCCTCACCCTTGTTCGCCCTTTCCGTAAGGACAAAGAAGCTGTCAAGAGCCTGCTACGGGAACTGGGTATGGTCGAAAAGTTCTGGACCCCGGCTGCCTCGCTCTCCGGTGGTCAGCGGCAGCGGGTGGCGGTCGCCCGTGCAATCTACCGTAGTGCCAACCTGTTGCTTGCCGACGAACCTGTTTCAGCGTTGGATGGTCCCATGGCCCATCTCGTGATGAAGGCGCTGAGCCAACGATTTGCGACCAGCATAATCGCCCTGCATGATGTAGAGATGGCACTGGCTTACGCCACCCGTATCGTCGGCATCCAGGACGGTCAAATTGCCCTGGATGAATCCAGCCACCGGTTATCCGCGGCTGATATTCTGCCGCTTTACTAA
- a CDS encoding ABC transporter permease has translation MNLYGIRAIYNFEMARMRRTLMQSVASPVISTSLYFVVFGSAIGSRMGAIDNISYGAYIIPGLVMLSLLMQSISNASFGIYMPKFSGTIYEVLSAPVSYVEVVLGYVGAAATKSVILGLIILATAKLFVDYSVLHPFWMFFFLVVTSITFSLFGFIIGIWADGFEKLQIIPMMIVTPLVFLGGTFYSIDMLPEIWQTISLFNPVVYLISGFRWAFYGVSDIHVGISAGMILVFLTACMATIWWIFKTGYRLRS, from the coding sequence ATGAATCTCTATGGTATCCGAGCAATCTATAATTTCGAGATGGCCCGCATGCGCCGCACCCTGATGCAAAGTGTGGCCTCACCGGTGATCTCGACATCGCTGTACTTCGTGGTCTTCGGATCTGCCATTGGCAGCCGCATGGGTGCCATCGACAACATCAGTTACGGCGCCTACATTATCCCGGGCCTGGTGATGCTTTCGCTTTTGATGCAAAGCATCTCCAATGCCTCCTTCGGGATCTACATGCCGAAGTTCTCGGGCACCATCTATGAAGTGCTCTCTGCTCCTGTATCCTATGTAGAAGTTGTACTGGGCTATGTGGGCGCCGCTGCCACGAAGTCGGTTATTCTCGGCCTGATCATACTGGCCACCGCCAAACTGTTTGTGGATTACAGCGTACTGCATCCGTTCTGGATGTTCTTCTTCCTGGTGGTCACGTCCATCACTTTCAGCCTGTTCGGCTTTATAATCGGTATCTGGGCCGATGGGTTTGAAAAACTGCAGATTATCCCGATGATGATCGTCACCCCGCTGGTGTTCCTGGGCGGCACCTTCTACTCCATCGATATGCTGCCGGAGATCTGGCAGACCATCAGCCTGTTCAACCCGGTGGTCTATCTGATCAGTGGCTTTCGCTGGGCCTTTTACGGCGTATCCGATATCCACGTGGGCATCAGCGCCGGCATGATCCTGGTGTTCCTGACGGCCTGCATGGCGACCATCTGGTGGATCTTCAAAACAGGCTATCGACTACGTTCATGA
- the senB gene encoding selenoneine biosynthesis selenosugar synthase SenB: MHIQILTPAPPGSRAGNRATAERWATLLRNAGHRVSVITGLSSEDCDVFIALHAWRSHEAIREFRRINPQVPVITVLTGTDIYHHQFEYSEDTLNSMALADVLIGLHHRVADDIPEAYHPKLMTVLQSARLIIPSRTDDQYFNVCVIGHLRDEKDSLRAALACHYLPENSRIRVYNAGKPHSEHWQRQAETEQARNPRFQWLGELDKPATDALMARSRVMVISSVMEGGANVVSEACRAGLPILASDIPGNRGLLGNDYAGYFRVKDEQHLAQLLERAETSPDYLAQLQQQVTRLAGEFVPEAEQKALLLAIDAAIANSRKRLSPAG; the protein is encoded by the coding sequence ATGCATATCCAGATTCTGACGCCCGCACCACCGGGGTCGCGGGCAGGTAATCGTGCCACGGCGGAACGTTGGGCAACGTTGCTGAGAAATGCAGGTCACAGGGTGTCGGTTATTACCGGATTATCGTCGGAAGACTGTGACGTATTCATTGCCCTTCACGCCTGGCGCAGCCATGAGGCCATCCGGGAATTTCGCCGGATAAATCCGCAAGTTCCGGTGATTACCGTGCTGACCGGAACGGATATTTACCATCATCAGTTTGAGTACTCTGAAGATACCCTTAACTCCATGGCGTTGGCGGATGTCCTGATCGGCCTGCATCACCGGGTTGCCGATGACATTCCGGAGGCTTACCACCCCAAACTGATGACGGTGTTGCAGTCAGCCAGGTTAATCATTCCATCCCGAACCGATGATCAGTATTTCAATGTTTGTGTGATTGGCCACTTACGAGATGAAAAAGACTCGCTACGGGCGGCGCTTGCCTGCCACTATTTGCCGGAAAATTCGCGGATACGGGTCTACAACGCCGGGAAACCCCACTCCGAACACTGGCAGCGTCAGGCAGAAACCGAGCAGGCCAGAAACCCTCGTTTTCAATGGCTGGGTGAACTGGATAAACCTGCAACTGATGCACTCATGGCCCGCTCAAGGGTCATGGTGATCAGTTCAGTGATGGAGGGCGGCGCCAATGTCGTTTCGGAGGCCTGCCGCGCGGGCCTTCCCATTCTCGCCTCGGATATTCCGGGGAACCGCGGGCTTCTGGGAAATGACTATGCTGGTTATTTCCGGGTCAAGGATGAACAGCATCTTGCCCAGCTGCTGGAGCGTGCGGAGACCTCGCCGGATTACCTGGCGCAACTGCAGCAACAGGTGACCAGGCTGGCTGGTGAGTTTGTTCCGGAAGCGGAACAAAAGGCCTTGCTGTTGGCGATAGACGCCGCCATCGCCAACAGCAGGAAGAGGCTCAGTCCCGCAGGCTGA
- a CDS encoding helix-hairpin-helix domain-containing protein, which translates to MAKKAKPSVDKIVKKVNKEFDKTSSQIENLINDALKQFDSLQNQIQEPVRKLLKEVDELRDREMKRFNEEFERRLNEFHELQNSILERLGIASKEARKEIEKTADSASAKVSDATKPKPKATTKKPAAKPAAKKAPAKTVAKPKTTAKKAPVKKTAKPVNKNDLTRVKGIGPATAKKMQEAGINSIEQIATPSDADKEKLQAFSKMKGFATLSDEAKKVL; encoded by the coding sequence ATGGCCAAGAAAGCCAAGCCAAGCGTGGATAAAATCGTTAAAAAAGTGAATAAGGAATTCGATAAGACCTCTTCCCAGATAGAAAACCTGATCAATGACGCACTCAAGCAATTCGACAGTCTTCAGAACCAGATCCAGGAACCGGTGCGTAAGCTGCTGAAAGAAGTGGACGAGCTGCGCGATCGGGAAATGAAGCGCTTTAATGAAGAATTTGAGCGTCGCCTGAACGAATTTCATGAACTGCAGAACAGCATCCTGGAGCGGCTGGGCATTGCCAGCAAAGAAGCCAGGAAAGAAATAGAGAAAACCGCGGATTCGGCGTCGGCCAAGGTCAGTGATGCCACCAAACCCAAACCCAAGGCGACCACGAAAAAACCAGCGGCAAAGCCTGCGGCTAAAAAAGCGCCTGCCAAAACGGTGGCCAAACCCAAAACGACCGCTAAAAAGGCCCCCGTCAAGAAGACGGCAAAGCCTGTGAACAAGAACGATTTGACCCGCGTAAAGGGTATCGGCCCGGCCACCGCAAAGAAAATGCAGGAAGCCGGAATTAACTCAATTGAGCAGATCGCCACTCCCTCTGACGCGGATAAGGAAAAGCTGCAAGCCTTCTCAAAAATGAAAGGGTTCGCGACGCTGTCTGACGAAGCCAAGAAAGTTCTCTGA
- a CDS encoding ABC transporter ATP-binding protein, whose protein sequence is MQPDISVKHLNKVYADGFRALKDINLDITRGEIFALLGPNGAGKTTLISIICGIVNLTSGEVKAAGYDIVREYRKARESIGLVPQELNTDSFETVWDAVSFSRGLFGKPPKPSHITKVLKDLSLWDKRHNRIMSLSGGMKRRVMIAKALSHEPRILFLDEPTAGVDVELRRDMWDMVRHLREDGVTIILTTHYIEEAEEMADRIGVIREGEIILVEEKDRLMSKLGKKELRLQLQLPLEKVPGELVLEPVELSEDGYELIYTFDSQQEQAGVARLLRTLGDIGIEYRDLKTRESSLEEIFVGLVHD, encoded by the coding sequence GTGCAGCCGGACATTTCCGTTAAGCACCTGAACAAAGTATACGCCGATGGATTTCGGGCCCTGAAGGATATCAACCTGGACATCACCCGAGGTGAGATCTTTGCGCTGCTTGGCCCTAACGGTGCGGGTAAAACGACGTTGATCAGCATCATCTGTGGCATCGTCAACCTGACCAGTGGCGAAGTGAAAGCTGCCGGGTACGACATCGTGCGGGAATATCGCAAGGCCCGGGAAAGCATCGGGCTGGTCCCCCAGGAGTTGAACACTGACTCCTTTGAAACGGTCTGGGACGCTGTCTCATTCAGTCGGGGCCTGTTTGGTAAACCGCCAAAGCCGTCGCATATCACGAAAGTCCTGAAGGACTTGTCTCTCTGGGATAAACGACACAACCGCATCATGTCCCTTTCCGGAGGCATGAAACGCCGGGTAATGATCGCCAAGGCACTGTCCCACGAACCCAGAATCCTGTTTCTGGACGAACCCACCGCGGGGGTGGACGTGGAACTCCGCCGCGACATGTGGGACATGGTTCGCCATCTTCGGGAAGACGGTGTGACCATTATCCTCACCACTCACTACATCGAAGAAGCCGAGGAAATGGCGGACCGGATCGGCGTTATCCGCGAAGGGGAAATCATCCTGGTCGAAGAAAAGGACCGGCTGATGAGCAAACTCGGTAAAAAGGAGTTGCGGTTGCAGCTTCAATTGCCACTGGAAAAAGTGCCGGGCGAACTGGTGCTGGAACCGGTTGAGCTGTCCGAGGACGGGTACGAACTGATCTACACCTTCGATTCCCAACAGGAACAGGCCGGTGTTGCCCGCTTACTTCGCACCCTGGGAGACATTGGCATCGAGTACCGGGACCTCAAGACCCGGGAAAGTTCACTGGAAGAGATCTTCGTCGGCCTGGTTCACGATTAG
- a CDS encoding DUF192 domain-containing protein encodes MSRMAWALITGLFVPCLVAGELKAEEPLPSREACLMTDHRIIPITVEMAITESERRKGLMGRESLAPDTGMLFLYDKPRSPDHGFWMYRTLIPLDIAYLDQEGTIKAIKQMVPCRSTSGSDCPVYRAGVSFSAVLEMNQFFFRNNGISVGHQLSTSESICKP; translated from the coding sequence ATGAGCAGGATGGCTTGGGCTCTGATCACGGGCCTGTTCGTACCCTGCCTTGTTGCTGGGGAACTCAAAGCAGAGGAGCCACTACCATCCCGCGAGGCCTGCCTGATGACGGATCACCGGATCATCCCGATTACGGTGGAAATGGCAATCACGGAATCCGAACGTCGTAAGGGCCTGATGGGGAGGGAGTCTCTGGCACCCGATACCGGCATGCTGTTCCTCTATGATAAACCCAGAAGCCCTGACCATGGGTTCTGGATGTACCGGACACTGATTCCCCTGGATATCGCCTACCTGGATCAGGAGGGCACCATCAAGGCCATCAAACAGATGGTGCCCTGTCGGTCGACATCGGGTTCGGACTGCCCAGTGTATCGGGCTGGCGTGAGCTTTTCTGCCGTGCTGGAAATGAACCAGTTCTTTTTCCGGAATAACGGCATTTCGGTGGGTCATCAACTCTCGACCAGCGAGTCCATCTGCAAGCCTTGA